A stretch of Miscanthus floridulus cultivar M001 chromosome 13, ASM1932011v1, whole genome shotgun sequence DNA encodes these proteins:
- the LOC136501460 gene encoding nuclear transport factor 2-like, giving the protein MALPLARLVLPGFPACQCQPQPHLRFPKRHLSFAAPASSRATFAACAVASAPAAPAPHAPEAETVEQVGPRTRLVVQNIPWDSTADEMRALFENHGSVVGVQFFSTRRAGGIFHKNKAVGTSGRKRLLEAKEEAAGNKKEGRGGLLEGRKQALGLLLKTRRAVASSKKHCFF; this is encoded by the exons ATGGCTCTCCCCCTCGCCCGCCTCGTCCTACCCGGGTTCCCCGCCTGCCAGTGCCAGCCACAGCCCCACCTGCGCTTCCCGAAGCGCCACCTCTCCTTCGCCGCCCCCGCCAGTTCTCGCGCCACATTCGCTGCCTGCGCGGTGGCTAGTGCGCCGGCGGCCCCGGCCCCCCACGCGCCGGAGGCGGAGACGGTCGAGCAAGTGGGCCCGAGGACACGCCTCGTCGTGCAGAACATCCCGTGGGACTCCACGGCCGACGAAATGCGCGCGCTCTTCGAGAACCACGGCTCCGTCGTCGGCGTCCAG ttttttagCACAAGGAGAGCAGGCGGCATATTTCATAAAAACAAG gctgtggGAACAAGTGGGAGGAAAAGATTGTTGGAAGCAAAGGAGGAGGCTGCTGGGAACAAGAAGGAAGGCAGGGGAGGCTTGTTGGAAGGAAGAAAGCAGGCGCTAGGACTCCTTTTGAAGACTCGTCGTGCTGTAGCAAGCAGCAAGAAACATTGCTTTTTTTAA
- the LOC136501908 gene encoding protein ALP1-like, with translation MAEDSENQSISSEYLQNLMMEEINDSMVARVEAKMQARIEAKLQARAGSSSNSRRYINRDHEASHAKLVVEYFAENPLYTDYQFRRRFRMRKHIFLQIVEALENWSPYFQLRRDAFGKVGLSPLQKCTTALRMLAYGSPADLMDESFGIAETTALECIIKFVQGIRHIYGEKYLRKPNDEDIQRLLQVGEARGFPGMLGSLDCMHWRWGNCPVAWKGSNNDLNVLNQSSLFTQVLQGRAPEVKFTINGSEYNMGYYLADGIYPEWATFVKTITLPLTEKDSLFAQHQEGARKDVECAFGILQKRWAIIRHPARLWDRQQLEDIMMACIILHNMIVEDERDSYQLHLDTTYEEGRATRPIEGLDHGSIHGFTKILEINI, from the exons ATGGCTGAGGACTCTGAAAATCAGTCCATCTCTAGTGAGTACCTCCAAAATCTCATGATGGAGGAAATCAATGACTCAATGGTGGCTCGTGTTGAGGCAAAGATGCAAGCTCGGATTGAAGCTAAACTTCAAGCTCGGGCAGGTAGCAGCAGCAACTCTCGAAGGTACATTAATAGGGATCATGAAGCCAGCCATGCAAAATTAGTTGTTGAATACTTTGCTGAGAATCCCTTGTACACTGATTACCAATTTCGTAGAAGATTTCGGATGAGAAAGCACATATTTTTGCAAATTGTTGAAGCATTAGAAAATTGGTCCCCGTATTTTCAGTTAAGAAGAGATGCATTCGGTAAGGTGGGTCTTTCACCGCTGCAGAAATGTACAACAGCCCTCCGAATGTTAGCATATGGATCACCGGCAGACCTTATGGATGAATCATTTGGAATTGCTGAAACCACAGCTTTAGAGTGCATAATCAAGTTTGTTCAAGGTATTAGACACATATATGGAGAGAAATATCTTAGAAAACCTAATGATGAGGATATCCAACGGTTACTCCAAGTTGGAGAGGCACGAGGGTTTCCAGGGATGTTGGGAAGTCTGGATTGCATGCATTGGCGATGGGGTAATTGTCCAGTTGCATGGAAG GGTTCCAACAATGATCTAAATGTGTTGAACCAATCGTCATTGTTCACACAAGTGCTACAAGGGAGAGCCCCAGAAGTTAAATTTACAATTAATGGTTCCGAGTACAATATGGGTTACTACCTAGCTGATGGAATTTATCCTGAGTGGGCAACATTTGTAAAAACAATTACTTTACCTCTTACTGAAAAGGATAGTCTCTTTGCTCAGCATCAAGAGGGAGCAAGGAAAGATGTGGAGTGTGCTTTTGGGATTCTACAGAAAAGATGGGCCATTATACGTCATCCAGCACGCCTATGGGATAGGCAACAGCTAGAAGATATTATGATGGCATGCATTATTCTACATAATATGATAGTTGAGGATGAGAGGGACTCCTATCAGTTGCATCTAGACACCACATATGAAGAGGGTCGAGCTACCAGACCAATTGAAGGACTTGACCATGGATCAATTCATGGATTTACCAAAATTCTAGAGATCAATATATGA
- the LOC136501100 gene encoding uncharacterized protein: protein MATLTMQPISPTSALAAQEDQSKGENPPTVDATDLSDIDSGWVILKNSDIVSADLAAAAVSGGQRLGSSTLPSWARWVLGGVVYTVVPFYNRVRYLEGETVGFVENAVEVVEHIAEVTEKLAANVAKQLPEDGSLQKAVEEVEHIAEVVDDDAEKFEAVAEKIDKVSDEIDAAVEPVIEDLEKELDQSTTSDNGVNTKN from the exons ATGGCGACTCTCACCATGCAGCCGATCAGTCCCACCTCCGCTCTTGCTGCGCAGGAAGACCAGAG CAAGGGGGAGAATCCTCCTACCGTGGATGCTACCGATTTGAGTGACATCGACTCGGG CTGGGTTATCCTCAAGAACTCGGATATTGTTTCCGCGGATTTGGCAGCCGCCGCCGTCAGTGGCGGTCAGCGTCTAGGCTCTTCCACGCTTCCTAGCTG GGCACGGTGGGTTCTTGGAGGTGTGGTGTACACGGTCGTGCCATTCTACAACAGAGTTAGGTATCTCGAAG GCGAGACAGTGGGGTTCGTGGAGAATGCtgtggaggttgtggagcataTAGCTGAAGTAACAGAGAAGCTAGCTGCGAATGTGGCTAAGCAACTTCCTGAAGATGGGTCTCTGCAGAAAGCAGTAGAGGAGGTTGAGCACATTGCTGAGGTAGTGGATGATGATGCAGAGAAGTTTGAAGCAGTCGCTGAAAAG ATCGACAAGGTCAGTGATGAGATTGATGCTGCTGTGGAGCCGGTCATCGAGGATCTTGAAAAGGAACTCGATCAGAGTACAACGTCCGACAATGGAGTTAACACAAAGAATTGA